The following are encoded in a window of Rosa chinensis cultivar Old Blush chromosome 4, RchiOBHm-V2, whole genome shotgun sequence genomic DNA:
- the LOC112199952 gene encoding probable transmembrane ascorbate ferrireductase 3, whose protein sequence is MYTNTNYRYQRSASRLTIGAHLFGILALILLLVWLLHYRGGLDYDSDNAEQVFNVHPFLMFFGFIFFAGEAMMAYKTVKSQHNVQKYVHGFFHLVALCSGIFGICAVFRFHDMAGNLEDMYSLHSWIGLTTIILFGLQWLFGFATFLFPRASEQSRLQIAPWHMSFGRVLLYMSICAAMSGLMEKSTFLRDKISERELHLINFTGLSILLFGIFVDLSVALARYV, encoded by the exons ATGTATACTAATACAAACTATAGGTACCAGCGTTCAGCCTCTAGATTAACAATAGGTGCACACTTGTTTGGCATCTTAGCCCTCATACTCTTGCTTGTTTGGTTGTTGCATTATCGCGGGGGTCTCGATTATGATTCTGACAATGCAGAGCAAGTTTTCAAT GTTCATCCATTTCTTATGTTCTTCGGATTCATTTTCTTTGCTGGTGAAG CAATGATGGCATACAAGACTGTAAAGTCGCAACACAACGTGCAGAAGTACGTTCACGGCTTCTTTCACCTGGTAGCTCTTTGTTCCGGAATATTCGGAATATGTGCTGTTTTCAGGTTCCACGATATGGCGGGAAATCTAGAGGACATGTATAGCCTCCATTCATGGATTGGCTTGACCACAATTATCTTGTTCGGCTTGCAG TGGTTGTTTGGATTTGCTACATTCTTGTTTCCAAGAGCGTCAGAACAGTCGAGGCTCCAAATTGCTCCTTGGCATATGAGTTTCGGCAGGGTGCTCCTATACATGTCAATATGTGCTGCCATGTCCGGCTTGATGGAGAAATCCACATTCCTCCGGGATAAGATAAGTGAAAGAGAATTACATCTCATCAACTTCACTGGACTCTCAATCCTCCTCTTTGGCATCTTCGTTGATCTTTCAGTTGCTCTGGCGCGTTACGTGTGA